A genomic region of Blattabacterium cuenoti contains the following coding sequences:
- a CDS encoding nucleoside deaminase, with protein sequence MKIALEEALIAFHKDEVPIGAAITYENIVIARAHNLTETLSDITAHAEMLVINLASDYLGKKYIQECTLYVTMEPCIMCAGALFFSQIGRVVCGTLNYKRGFLYTGIKLHPKTKFLSGIMKNQCKNLLQEFFFFKRKRIFKIK encoded by the coding sequence ATGAAAATTGCTTTAGAGGAGGCTTTAATAGCTTTTCACAAAGATGAAGTCCCCATAGGAGCTGCAATAACATATGAAAATATAGTCATAGCTAGAGCACATAATTTAACTGAAACATTAAGTGATATTACTGCACATGCAGAAATGTTAGTCATCAACTTAGCTTCTGATTATTTAGGAAAGAAATATATACAAGAATGCACTTTATATGTGACTATGGAACCCTGTATTATGTGTGCTGGAGCTTTATTTTTTTCTCAAATAGGAAGAGTAGTATGTGGAACTCTCAATTATAAAAGAGGTTTTTTATATACGGGAATTAAATTGCATCCTAAAACAAAATTTTTATCTGGAATAATGAAAAATCAATGTAAGAATCTTTTACAGGAGTTCTTCTTCTTCAAAAGAAAAAGAATTTTTAAAATTAAATGA